Proteins from one Malania oleifera isolate guangnan ecotype guangnan chromosome 4, ASM2987363v1, whole genome shotgun sequence genomic window:
- the LOC131152772 gene encoding protein PAL OF QUIRKY, with protein sequence MSSHHPSEFDTATTDSVASSPRSDHPPRHRSHDDPPPRLRFMCSFGGKILPRPHDNQLRYVGGDTRIVAFNRHTTFSALLLKLSKLAGTPNITVKYQLPSEDLDALISVTTDEDVENMMEEYDRSALAGLGSKTARLRLFLFPAGDDSGTARATSIGSLLDGSSRRDWFLDALNGGGAAGLERGRSEASSIVSEVPDYLFGLDNPDEPKTKARPFSHDSVSVSDPGSPLPPVSSPFCSTSSAPCVQSVPDLPPVKTKLDNPIPVAETKEIQFQPENFAETGEQVASQSTGYAGNPMWPYAPNVHFSGPAVQQLPVYYVQGPGPPANLPGQPIPIRATYVHQFPTANGQVRVGYPHPGSGFGQVFGGGMRPMVPQMDPYEMGGGRVVHEGVNQQQQQQVYFGRNAGMVPGYPGLMVPPGEELQRTASDPIVGRVSRSP encoded by the coding sequence ATGTCGTCGCACCACCCCTCCGAGTTCGACACAGCAACTACCGATTCGGTGGCGTCCTCCCCGCGGTCGGACCACCCGCCGCGCCACCGCTCCCACGACGATCCCCCGCCGCGCCTCCGCTTCATGTGCAGCTTCGGCGGCAAGATCCTGCCTAGGCCCCACGACAACCAGCTCCGCTACGTCGGCGGCGACACTCGCATCGTGGCCTTTAACCGCCACACTACCTTCTCGGCTCTCCTCCTCAAGCTGTCGAAGCTCGCCGGAACCCCTAACATCACTGTCAAGTACCAGCTCCCCAGCGAGGACCTCGACGCCCTCATTTCCGTCACCACCGACGAGGACGTCGAGAACATGATGGAGGAGTACGATCGCTCGGCTCTCGCGGGGCTCGGTTCCAAGACGGCTCGGCTGCGCCTGTTTCTGTTCCCCGCTGGCGATGACTCCGGCACCGCCAGAGCCACCAGCATCGGCTCCTTGCTCGACGGCTCCTCCAGGCGAGACTGGTTCCTCGACGCCCTCAACGGCGGTGGTGCAGCGGGACTGGAGCGCGGGCGGTCCGAAGCGTCGTCGATCGTCTCCGAAGTGCCCGACTATCTCTTCGGGCTTGATAATCCGGACGAACCGAAGACAAAAGCCCGACCCTTTTCGCATGACAGTGTGTCTGTTTCGGATCCGGGTTCCCCTTTGCCGCCCGTCTCCTCGCCGTTCTGTTCGACGTCGTCGGCTCCTTGTGTTCAGTCCGTGCCGGACCTTCCGCCGGTGAAGACCAAACTCGATAACCCGATTCCAGTCGCTGAAACGAAGGAGATCCAGTTCCAGCCCGAGAATTTTGCGGAGACGGGAGAGCAAGTAGCCTCGCAATCAACCGGGTACGCGGGCAACCCGATGTGGCCTTACGCCCCGAATGTTCATTTTTCAGGGCCAGCAGTACAGCAGCTGCCCGTTTACTACGTTCAGGGTCCGGGACCACCCGCTAACCTTCCGGGGCAGCCCATTCCAATTCGGGCAACATACGTTCACCAATTTCCGACAGCAAATGGTCAGGTACGGGTCGGGTATCCTCATCCGGGTTCGGGCTTTGGACAGGTGTTCGGAGGAGGGATGAGGCCAATGGTGCCTCAGATGGACCCATATGAGATGGGAGGTGGAAGAGTAGTTCACGAAGGGGTGaaccagcagcagcagcagcaggtgTACTTTGGTAGAAATGCGGGCATGGTTCCCGGGTATCCGGGCTTGATGGTCCCACCCGGAGAAGAATTGCAGAGAACGGCCTCGGATCCTATAGTGGGTCGGGTCTCACGGTCGCCTTGA